Proteins encoded together in one Ferroglobus placidus DSM 10642 window:
- the endA gene encoding tRNA-intron lyase, with the protein MKGELKGGYVELNFSQRLYSRNFGRRENSKLMLTLEESSYLMSKGTLEVYEKGRKVELPELLKRAKLTEYFVFERLRESGKKVRFGEFDDYVPVSEREVLSFEDLEKFAEKRLAVVDEESDVTFYRISRFDDFGRHEEKLREVRGFLCGERVIVEDVEIFRKYFYGTEKSGYVALSLVESLYLLEKGFLIMDEEEAEELRSAVDENLYEVYRDLRERRFMVKTGFKFGSDFRVYEAVRSVKELTHSKYLVKLREEVSMRELAGDTRLAQSVRKKMIYAKVNGKPRYLIVERVRI; encoded by the coding sequence ATGAAGGGTGAGCTTAAAGGGGGTTACGTGGAGTTGAATTTCTCCCAGAGATTGTATTCGAGAAATTTCGGGAGAAGAGAAAACTCCAAACTCATGCTAACTTTGGAGGAGTCTTCATACTTGATGTCAAAGGGAACGCTTGAAGTTTACGAAAAGGGAAGAAAAGTCGAGCTTCCCGAGCTTTTAAAGAGAGCGAAACTGACAGAATACTTCGTTTTCGAAAGACTGAGAGAAAGTGGGAAGAAAGTGAGATTCGGGGAGTTCGACGATTACGTGCCAGTTTCCGAAAGAGAGGTTTTGAGTTTCGAAGATCTGGAAAAGTTTGCCGAAAAGAGGCTTGCTGTTGTTGATGAGGAGAGCGACGTAACTTTTTACAGAATTTCGAGGTTCGACGATTTTGGGAGACATGAAGAAAAGCTGAGGGAAGTTAGAGGGTTTCTCTGCGGGGAGAGGGTGATAGTTGAAGACGTCGAAATCTTCAGAAAGTACTTTTACGGAACGGAAAAAAGCGGTTACGTGGCTTTGTCTCTCGTAGAATCGCTTTACCTCCTCGAAAAGGGTTTCTTGATCATGGACGAAGAGGAGGCTGAAGAGCTTAGATCTGCTGTTGACGAAAACCTCTACGAAGTTTACAGAGACTTGAGGGAGAGAAGGTTCATGGTAAAAACCGGATTTAAGTTCGGAAGCGACTTCAGGGTTTACGAGGCTGTTAGGAGCGTAAAAGAGCTTACCCACTCAAAGTACCTCGTGAAGTTGAGAGAAGAGGTGAGCATGAGAGAATTAGCCGGCGACACAAGACTTGCTCAAAGCGTGAGAAAGAAGATGATTTACGCTAAAGTCAACGGAAAGCCGAGGTATCTAATCGTGGAGAGGGTGAGAATTTAA